The Thermoflexus sp. genome includes a window with the following:
- the radA gene encoding DNA repair protein RadA: MARARTQYVCQKCGAVHPKWMGRCPDCGEWNTLVEVSPSPSVRTVGLKGAPGTQPIPLPAVAPAGVERWPLPIGEFARVLGGGVVPGSLILVAGDPGIGKSTLLMQLADRMAGPEFPVLYISGEESLGQLKMRADRLGLHNPQLYLLNETRMEALVDHIQALRPRLVIVDSIQTVYIEEIPSPPGSVSQVRECAVRFQALAKNLEITIFLIGHVTKAGLIAGPKLLEHIVDTVLYLEGDRYHAFRMLRSVKNRFGATSEVGVFEMRGDGMAEVPNPSELFLAERLVQASGSAVAVTMEGTRPLLVEIQALVSPAPPGAARRTANGVDPYRLLLLVAVLTKRVGLRLHDHDLFVNVVGGLRVDEPAADLAVAMAIVSSARDRPLPPDMVFIGEVGLSGELRAVGHLELRLAEAAKLGFRRCLLPRTVRRLREVPAELTLLPARTLAEALSIAFPG; the protein is encoded by the coding sequence ATGGCCCGAGCGCGGACCCAATACGTCTGTCAGAAATGCGGTGCAGTGCATCCCAAGTGGATGGGGCGCTGCCCGGATTGTGGGGAGTGGAATACCCTGGTGGAGGTCTCCCCCTCCCCGTCCGTTCGCACGGTCGGCCTCAAGGGGGCGCCGGGAACCCAGCCCATCCCCCTTCCCGCTGTGGCACCTGCCGGCGTGGAGCGCTGGCCGCTGCCCATCGGGGAGTTCGCCCGCGTGCTGGGGGGCGGGGTAGTGCCAGGCTCCCTCATCCTGGTCGCAGGCGATCCGGGCATCGGGAAATCCACCCTGCTGATGCAGCTGGCGGATCGAATGGCCGGCCCCGAATTCCCGGTCCTTTACATCTCCGGCGAGGAATCCCTCGGCCAGCTGAAGATGCGAGCCGATCGCCTGGGGCTGCACAACCCCCAGCTCTACCTGTTAAACGAAACCCGCATGGAAGCTCTCGTGGATCACATCCAGGCGTTGCGCCCCCGCCTGGTGATCGTGGACTCCATTCAAACCGTTTACATAGAAGAGATCCCCTCCCCTCCCGGGAGCGTCAGCCAGGTCCGCGAGTGCGCCGTCCGGTTTCAGGCGCTGGCCAAAAACCTGGAGATCACCATCTTCCTCATCGGCCACGTGACCAAGGCGGGCCTGATCGCCGGCCCGAAGCTTCTGGAGCACATCGTCGATACCGTCCTCTACCTGGAGGGGGATCGTTACCACGCCTTCCGCATGCTCCGCAGCGTGAAGAACCGTTTCGGCGCCACCTCCGAGGTGGGCGTCTTCGAGATGCGCGGGGATGGGATGGCGGAGGTGCCCAACCCATCCGAGCTCTTCCTGGCCGAGCGCCTGGTCCAGGCCTCCGGCTCGGCGGTCGCCGTGACCATGGAGGGCACCCGCCCGCTGCTGGTGGAAATCCAGGCCCTGGTTAGCCCGGCGCCGCCTGGAGCAGCCCGCCGCACGGCCAATGGAGTGGATCCCTATCGTCTGCTCCTGCTGGTCGCGGTGCTGACCAAGCGGGTGGGCCTGCGCTTGCATGATCATGACCTGTTCGTCAACGTGGTCGGCGGCCTTCGGGTGGACGAGCCGGCCGCGGACCTGGCGGTGGCGATGGCCATTGTCTCCTCCGCTCGGGATCGCCCGTTGCCTCCCGACATGGTATTCATCGGGGAGGTGGGTCTCTCGGGGGAGCTGCGCGCCGTGGGCCATCTCGAGCTCCGCCTGGCGGAAGCGGCCAAGCTCGGCTTCCGGCGCTGCCTCCTGCCCCGCACCGTCCGTCGGCTCCGCGAGGTCCCGGCGGAGCTCACGCTGCTTCCCGCGCGAACGCTTGCGGAGGCGCTTTCGATCGCGTTCCCGGGATAA
- the dnaK gene encoding molecular chaperone DnaK has product MAKKGRIVGIDLGTTNSVIAVMEGGEPKVIPIAEGGNLCPSVVAFTKTGERLVGLPAKRQAIINPENTVFSIKRFMGRRYSEVLEEVRRVPYKVVEGPNGDARVFIPAVSKEFTPQEISAMILRKLKQDAEAYLGEPVTQAVITVPAYFNDSQRQATKDAGKIAGLEVLRIINEPTAAALAYGLDKKKNEIILVWDLGGGTFDVSILEVGDGVIEVKATAGDTHLGGDDWDQVIIDYVAEEFMKEHGIDLRKDRQALQRLKEAAEKAKIELSTLMETEINLPFITATADGPKHLQMRLTRAKFEQLSRHLVERLKGPFEQALRDAKLRPEQIDEVILVGGATRMPMVQQLVRELTGKEPHKGVNPDEVVAVGAAIQAGVLAGEVRDVLLLDVTPLSLGVETLGGVMTVIIPRNTTIPVRKTEVFTTAEDFQTAVDIKVYQGERPMAADNILLGQFRLEGIPPAPRGVPQIEVTFDIDANGILHVSARDRATGKEAKITITASTNLSKEEVERLLKEAERYAEEDRRRRELAEARNEADNMIYSVERSLRELGDQVSPADRERLEGLIRQLKEAMGTDNAARIRQLTQELRQAALAIGQAVYQRAAAGGSGSSRPSGEGEVVEGEYRQV; this is encoded by the coding sequence ATGGCCAAGAAGGGACGGATCGTCGGCATTGATCTGGGGACGACCAACTCGGTGATCGCCGTGATGGAGGGTGGGGAGCCCAAGGTGATCCCCATCGCCGAGGGCGGTAACCTCTGTCCATCGGTGGTCGCCTTCACCAAGACCGGGGAGCGCTTGGTGGGTCTGCCGGCCAAGCGCCAGGCGATCATCAACCCGGAGAACACCGTGTTCTCGATCAAGCGTTTCATGGGCCGGCGCTACAGCGAGGTGCTGGAGGAGGTCCGACGGGTCCCTTATAAGGTGGTGGAGGGGCCGAACGGGGACGCCCGGGTGTTCATCCCGGCGGTGAGCAAGGAGTTCACGCCCCAGGAGATCTCGGCGATGATCCTGCGCAAGCTGAAGCAGGACGCCGAGGCCTATCTGGGGGAGCCGGTCACCCAGGCGGTGATCACCGTGCCCGCCTATTTCAATGATAGCCAGCGCCAGGCGACCAAGGACGCGGGGAAGATCGCCGGCCTGGAGGTGTTGCGCATCATCAACGAGCCCACGGCCGCAGCCCTGGCTTACGGGCTGGATAAGAAGAAGAACGAGATCATCCTGGTGTGGGATCTGGGTGGCGGGACCTTCGATGTGTCGATCCTGGAGGTCGGGGATGGTGTGATCGAGGTGAAGGCCACGGCGGGCGACACGCACCTGGGTGGCGATGATTGGGACCAGGTGATCATCGACTACGTGGCCGAGGAGTTCATGAAGGAGCATGGGATCGACCTCCGGAAGGACCGCCAGGCCCTGCAGCGCCTGAAGGAGGCGGCCGAGAAGGCCAAGATCGAGCTCTCCACGTTGATGGAGACCGAGATCAACCTGCCCTTCATCACCGCCACGGCCGATGGGCCGAAGCACCTTCAGATGCGCCTGACCCGGGCCAAGTTCGAGCAGCTCTCCCGCCATCTGGTGGAACGGCTGAAGGGTCCCTTCGAGCAGGCCCTGCGCGATGCCAAGCTGCGCCCCGAGCAGATCGATGAGGTGATCCTGGTCGGCGGCGCCACCCGCATGCCGATGGTGCAGCAGCTGGTCCGGGAGCTCACGGGCAAGGAGCCCCACAAGGGCGTGAACCCGGACGAGGTGGTGGCCGTCGGCGCGGCCATTCAGGCGGGCGTGCTGGCCGGCGAGGTCCGGGATGTGCTGCTCCTGGATGTGACGCCGCTCTCCCTCGGCGTGGAGACCCTGGGTGGGGTGATGACGGTGATCATCCCGCGCAACACGACCATCCCGGTGCGCAAGACTGAGGTCTTCACTACGGCCGAGGACTTCCAGACGGCGGTGGACATCAAGGTTTACCAGGGCGAGCGGCCGATGGCGGCGGACAATATCCTCCTGGGCCAGTTCCGCCTGGAAGGCATCCCGCCGGCGCCGCGGGGCGTCCCGCAGATCGAGGTGACCTTCGACATCGACGCGAACGGCATCCTCCACGTCTCGGCCCGAGACCGGGCGACCGGCAAGGAGGCCAAGATCACCATCACCGCCTCCACCAACCTCTCCAAGGAGGAAGTGGAACGGCTGCTCAAGGAGGCCGAGCGCTATGCGGAGGAGGACCGGCGCCGGCGCGAGCTGGCCGAGGCCCGCAACGAGGCGGACAACATGATCTACAGCGTGGAGCGCTCGTTGCGGGAGCTGGGCGATCAGGTCAGCCCGGCGGATCGCGAGCGGCTCGAGGGCCTGATCCGCCAGCTGAAGGAGGCGATGGGCACCGACAACGCGGCCCGCATCCGGCAGCTCACC
- a CDS encoding MoaD/ThiS family protein, producing the protein MRVTVKLHAILRRYRPAGAQDEGIPVEIPENGTPRDVAGALGIPLELIHAVFVNEAQATLDTPLRPGDLVRLFPPVVGGNER; encoded by the coding sequence ATGCGGGTCACTGTGAAATTGCATGCGATCCTCCGTCGCTATCGTCCCGCCGGGGCGCAGGACGAGGGGATTCCGGTGGAGATCCCGGAGAATGGCACCCCCCGCGATGTCGCAGGCGCCCTGGGGATTCCTCTCGAGCTGATCCATGCCGTCTTTGTCAATGAGGCTCAGGCCACCCTGGATACGCCCCTGAGGCCCGGGGATCTGGTCCGGCTGTTCCCGCCCGTCGTGGGGGGAAACGAGCGTTGA
- a CDS encoding DUF72 domain-containing protein: MNLRCWIGTSGWMYPHWRGVFYPQHLPQSRWFSHYAAHFDTVEINSTFYRLPSERAFDRWREQAPPGFRYAVKANRYLTHIRRLKDCAEPLARFLERARRLGDRLGPILYQLPPGWGADPDRLTAFAALLPGDLLQGFEFRDPRWFVEPIRAILERYRLFFCLFDMPGLSSPLWVTGPIVYIRFHGSTALYAGRYPREELALWAERIRGFLQAGCEVYVYFNNDAFGHAVINAMELREML; this comes from the coding sequence ATGAACCTTCGATGCTGGATCGGAACATCCGGATGGATGTATCCCCACTGGCGAGGGGTTTTCTATCCCCAGCATCTTCCCCAGAGCCGCTGGTTTTCGCATTACGCTGCGCACTTCGACACAGTGGAGATCAACAGCACGTTCTATCGTCTGCCTTCCGAGAGGGCCTTCGACCGCTGGCGGGAGCAGGCCCCTCCTGGCTTCCGCTATGCCGTAAAGGCCAACCGCTATCTCACCCATATCCGTCGCCTGAAGGATTGTGCCGAGCCGCTGGCGAGGTTCCTGGAACGAGCCCGGCGCCTGGGAGATCGCCTGGGACCCATCCTCTATCAGCTTCCTCCCGGCTGGGGGGCCGACCCCGATCGCCTAACGGCGTTCGCGGCCCTTCTTCCAGGGGATCTTCTCCAGGGGTTCGAGTTCCGGGATCCCCGGTGGTTTGTGGAGCCAATCCGCGCGATCCTCGAGCGCTATCGCCTGTTCTTCTGTCTCTTCGACATGCCCGGCCTCTCCTCTCCGCTCTGGGTCACCGGGCCCATCGTCTACATTCGTTTCCATGGATCCACCGCGCTTTACGCAGGCCGCTATCCCCGGGAGGAGCTGGCTCTCTGGGCAGAACGGATCCGGGGTTTCCTTCAGGCGGGCTGTGAGGTTTATGTCTACTTCAACAACGATGCCTTCGGGCATGCGGTGATCAACGCGATGGAGCTGCGGGAGATGCTGTGA